In Nitrospirae bacterium YQR-1, a single window of DNA contains:
- the gpmI gene encoding 2,3-bisphosphoglycerate-independent phosphoglycerate mutase, with protein MEKLNKLKGFSGRKGPLLLIIMDGVGLGKEDETNAVFTAKTPTLDKLFKSEFFTSIRAHGEAVGLPSDEDMGNSEVGHNAFGAGRVFAQGAKRVNEDFATGAVFSGKLWNSIVERGKNGGAVHFIGLLSDANVHSNISHLYAMVNKLAEVGVKKVRIHPLLDGRDVGPRTALEYITPLEEALKKIRDDKGFHYVIASGGGRMNVTMDRYEADWNIVKRGWDAHVNGIGTPCKSCTEYVNASYAKDIDDQNMDAFVVVDDAGNPVGRMEDGDSVVFFNFRGDRAIEISVAFDSGSEFSKFEKGRIPDVFYAGMMEYDSDAKVPKNYLVVPPQINETVCEYLAAENMTMFAISETQKYGHVTYFWNGNRSGYIDDKLEKYMEIPSDKLTFDKAPKMKAYEITEATTELLKSGKYRFGRLNFANGDMVGHTGVMDAAVTAVETVDECVGKLLQLVESLDGIAVITADHGNSDEMVSIKKGKKTVKTSHTLNPVPFVIYDPCYSGEYKLSNMEKPGLSNVAATLCNLLGYEKPAAYDPSLITFVK; from the coding sequence ATGGAGAAACTGAATAAACTAAAAGGGTTTTCGGGACGCAAGGGGCCTCTTCTTTTAATAATCATGGATGGTGTGGGCTTGGGTAAGGAAGACGAGACAAATGCCGTGTTTACGGCAAAAACCCCCACGCTGGATAAGCTTTTTAAAAGCGAATTTTTTACCTCGATACGAGCGCACGGTGAGGCCGTGGGTTTACCCTCGGATGAAGACATGGGCAACAGCGAGGTCGGACACAATGCCTTTGGAGCCGGCAGGGTGTTTGCTCAGGGGGCAAAGCGTGTAAATGAGGATTTTGCCACCGGCGCCGTATTTAGCGGCAAACTGTGGAACAGCATAGTGGAAAGAGGCAAAAACGGCGGTGCCGTACACTTTATAGGGCTGCTCTCAGACGCCAACGTCCATTCAAACATAAGCCACCTCTACGCAATGGTTAATAAGCTTGCCGAGGTGGGAGTTAAAAAGGTGCGGATTCATCCGCTTTTAGACGGCAGAGACGTGGGCCCCAGAACAGCCCTTGAGTATATAACTCCGCTTGAAGAAGCGCTGAAAAAAATACGCGATGATAAAGGTTTTCATTATGTAATCGCCTCAGGGGGGGGCAGAATGAATGTCACCATGGACAGGTATGAGGCCGACTGGAATATTGTAAAGCGCGGCTGGGATGCTCACGTAAACGGCATCGGCACTCCGTGTAAGTCCTGCACCGAGTATGTTAATGCCTCTTATGCAAAGGATATTGATGATCAGAATATGGATGCTTTTGTTGTGGTAGATGATGCCGGTAATCCTGTGGGGCGGATGGAGGACGGTGATTCAGTAGTGTTTTTCAATTTCAGGGGAGATAGGGCTATAGAGATTTCGGTAGCGTTTGACTCAGGCTCTGAATTCAGCAAATTTGAAAAGGGGCGTATCCCCGATGTTTTCTACGCCGGCATGATGGAGTATGATTCCGACGCCAAAGTGCCTAAGAACTATTTGGTTGTTCCCCCTCAGATAAATGAAACCGTGTGTGAGTACCTGGCGGCGGAAAACATGACAATGTTTGCAATCTCGGAAACTCAGAAGTATGGCCATGTGACGTATTTCTGGAACGGTAACCGCTCCGGCTATATTGATGATAAACTTGAAAAATACATGGAAATTCCATCGGATAAATTAACTTTTGATAAAGCCCCTAAGATGAAAGCATATGAAATCACGGAGGCAACGACAGAGCTGCTCAAATCCGGCAAGTACCGCTTTGGCAGACTGAACTTTGCAAACGGCGATATGGTAGGGCACACGGGGGTAATGGATGCGGCTGTCACGGCGGTTGAGACAGTGGATGAGTGTGTAGGCAAGCTCCTTCAGCTGGTTGAATCCCTTGACGGCATAGCCGTAATAACGGCGGACCATGGGAATTCCGATGAAATGGTTTCGATAAAGAAGGGTAAGAAAACAGTTAAAACCTCACATACGCTTAACCCTGTGCCGTTTGTTATATATGACCCGTGCTACAGCGGCGAGTATAAACTTTCAAATATGGAAAAACCCGGTTTAAGTAATGTTGCCGCCACTTTATGTAACCTCCTTGGCTATGAAAAGCCTGCCGCCTATGACCCGTCGCTCATTACGTTTGTTAAATAA